One Nostoc sp. CENA543 genomic window, GCAGGTATGTTAAACTTCGAGAAAACGGAACCTCAAAGCAGCCCCAAAAAGATAGTCAGCGACATTAATTTGTTAACGACTTTGACAGATGCTTTGACGACACTAATTCGTTAACAGCGACATTAATTTGTTGATAACGACAAGAATCTGTTAACGACGACAAATAATTAGTTATTCTACAACAACAAATCGGGATGACTGGATTCGAACCAGCGGCCCCTTCGTCCCGAACGAAGTGCGCTACCAAGCTGCGCTACATCCCGAAAATTTTCACACACCCCTAAACATAGCACAAATTCTGAATAGTCAATAGTCAATAGTCATTAGTCATTAGTTTTATCTCCCTTGTTCCCAGTCCCCATTCCCCCATATATATAGATATAGTGAAATGTCTTCAGCGAGGAATTTGCTTGCTAGGATTAGATTTGTACAACTTTGAGTGGTAAGGGCGGATTGTGACAGTTAAACCAGACTGGTTGCGAGTAAAAGCTCCTCAATGGGAGCGCGTTGGCAATGTTAAAGAGATTTTGCGAGATTTAGCACTCAATACAGTTTGCGAAGAAGCATCTTGTCCCAATATTGGGGAATGCTTCCAAGCTGGAACGGCTACATTTTTAATTATGGGGCCAGCTTGTACTCGTGCTTGTCCTTATTGTGATATCGACTTTGACAAAAAACCCAAAGCTTTAGATCCTACAGAACCAGCACGATTAGCCGAAGCTGTACGCCGGATGAAACTGAATCATGTGGTGATTACCTCTGTGAATAGAGATGATTTACCAGATGGTGGTGCGTCTCAATTTGTACGCTGTATTGAATCTGTGCGAACAGTTTCACCAAACACTACAATTGAAGTGTTAATTCCTGATTTATGCGGTAACTGGGATGCTTTAGAGATAATTCTCCAAGCTGCACCAGAGGTACTAAACCATAATACAGAAACAGTTCCACGGTTATATAAACGGGTGCGACCCCAAGGAAATTACGATCGCACACTAGAATTACTTAAACTCAGTCGTCAACTTGCACCTTGGTTGTACACCAAATCCGGGATTATGGTCGGATTGGGTGAAACTGATGCCGAAGTTCGTCAAGTTATGCAAGACTTACGCTCTGTAGATTGTGATATTTTGACTATCGGGCAGTATCTCCAACCGAGCCAAAAACATTTGCAAGTACAAGGCTTTATCACACCAGAACAATTTGCAGCTTGGCAAGCTTATGGTGAAGAATTAGGATTTTTGCAAGTTGTAGCATCACCCCTAACCAGAAGTTCTTACCATGCTGAACAAGTGCGGGAACTGATGGAACGCTATCCACGCCAGAGAGTGGTGAGTGCTGAGTGCTGAGTATTGAGTGCTGAGTATTTGGAATTTTGTAGGCGTAAGCCTTTGCTACGCAACGCTACCGCGAACTCGTAGAGTATTTTGAATTTTGAATTTTGAATTTTGAAT contains:
- the lipA gene encoding lipoyl synthase → MTVKPDWLRVKAPQWERVGNVKEILRDLALNTVCEEASCPNIGECFQAGTATFLIMGPACTRACPYCDIDFDKKPKALDPTEPARLAEAVRRMKLNHVVITSVNRDDLPDGGASQFVRCIESVRTVSPNTTIEVLIPDLCGNWDALEIILQAAPEVLNHNTETVPRLYKRVRPQGNYDRTLELLKLSRQLAPWLYTKSGIMVGLGETDAEVRQVMQDLRSVDCDILTIGQYLQPSQKHLQVQGFITPEQFAAWQAYGEELGFLQVVASPLTRSSYHAEQVRELMERYPRQRVVSAEC